A window of Candidatus Methylomirabilota bacterium contains these coding sequences:
- a CDS encoding cytochrome bc complex cytochrome b subunit, which produces MAVVRITAWLEERIDLWPIRHFIQKKVIPVHRHSVWYYFGGMTLFLFAIQVATGILLTLYYRPSGEEAYESVQFIMTDVQFGWLVRSIHSWSANLMVLMMMIHAFSVYLMQAYRKPRELTWVTGMLLFGIVLFFGFSGYLLPWNVLSYFATKVGTEIAGQFPLVGHLLMRLLRGGDEVTGATVSRFYGIHIAILPALTTAILALHLFLVQKQGMSVPPSVERAHRGQPLRAMPFVPNFLLRDLFGWFVTLGLLAALAALFPWELGQKADPFAPAPAGIRPEWYFVFMFQSLKYIPAKIGPFDGEVLGVLGFSLGGLFLLLVPFLDKKSALGEPSPLFRRIGIGIIAYIVIFTVLGYVAPAVP; this is translated from the coding sequence GTGGCGGTCGTTCGAATTACGGCCTGGCTCGAAGAGCGAATCGATCTCTGGCCGATCAGACATTTTATTCAGAAGAAGGTCATCCCGGTCCATCGTCATTCAGTCTGGTATTATTTCGGCGGGATGACCCTTTTTCTCTTTGCGATCCAGGTGGCGACCGGGATCCTGCTGACCCTCTATTACCGCCCCAGCGGCGAAGAGGCGTATGAGAGCGTACAGTTCATCATGACCGACGTTCAGTTCGGTTGGCTTGTGCGCTCGATCCATAGCTGGTCGGCCAATCTGATGGTGCTGATGATGATGATCCATGCGTTCAGCGTCTATCTTATGCAGGCCTATCGAAAGCCTCGCGAGCTGACATGGGTCACCGGAATGTTGTTGTTCGGCATTGTGCTGTTCTTCGGCTTCAGTGGCTATCTGCTGCCGTGGAATGTGCTGTCATATTTCGCCACCAAGGTCGGCACCGAGATTGCCGGGCAGTTTCCGCTTGTGGGTCATCTCCTGATGAGGCTCCTGCGCGGTGGCGACGAGGTCACCGGCGCGACAGTCTCCCGGTTCTACGGCATCCATATTGCCATCTTACCGGCCTTGACGACTGCAATTCTCGCCCTCCACCTGTTTCTGGTCCAGAAGCAGGGGATGAGTGTTCCCCCATCTGTGGAACGCGCACACCGAGGACAACCGCTCCGGGCCATGCCGTTTGTCCCGAATTTCCTGCTTCGCGACCTGTTCGGCTGGTTCGTGACGCTCGGACTCCTGGCCGCCTTGGCCGCGCTGTTCCCATGGGAGTTGGGACAAAAGGCGGATCCCTTCGCGCCGGCGCCGGCAGGAATCAGGCCGGAATGGTACTTTGTATTTATGTTTCAGAGCCTGAAGTATATCCCGGCCAAAATCGGCCCGTTTGACGGCGAGGTCTTGGGGGTACTGGGTTTCAGTCTGGGCGGGCTGTTTCTCTTGCTGGTCCCATTTCTGGACAAGAAGTCGGCTCTGGGCGAGCCGAGTCCGCTTTTCCGACGGATCGGAATCGGTATCATTGCGTACATTGTCATATTTACCGTACTTGGATATGTCGCGCCCGCCGTTCCATAA